One genomic region from Euleptes europaea isolate rEulEur1 chromosome 6, rEulEur1.hap1, whole genome shotgun sequence encodes:
- the CHST1 gene encoding carbohydrate sulfotransferase 1, protein MQCSWKAVLLLAVASIAIQYTAIRTFTTKSFHSCPVPNPMNCSLNQDTESADRLCDESPTFAYNLSKKTHVLILATTRSGSSFVGQLFNQHFDVFYLFEPLYHVQYTLIPKLTQAKGSTDRRIMLGAGRDLLRSLYDCDLYFLENYIKPPPVNHTTDRLFRRGASKALCSPPVCEALTTIDIPLEEGDCAKKCGTLNLTLATESCKDHGHVAIKTVRVPEVSDLRALVEDPRLNLKIIQLVRDPRGILASRSETFRDAYRLWRIWDGTGRKPYNLDVTQLTMVCEDFLNSVSTGLNRPSWLKGKYMLIRYEDLARNPLKKTEEMYEFLGIPMDSNVERWIQNNTRGDRSAAKHKYGTVRNSAATAEKWRFRLSYEIVAFTQKACQQVLVQLGYKLVSSEEELKNLSISLVEERDFLPFW, encoded by the coding sequence ATGCAATGTTCCTGGAAGGCTGTCCTCTTACTTGCTGTGGCCTCTATTGCTATCCAGTACACAGCCATCCGCACCTTCACAACCAAGTCCTTCCACAGCTGCCCTGTACCCAACCCAATGAACTGCAGCTTGAATCAGGACACTGAATCAGCAGACAGACTTTGTGATGAAAGCCCCACCTTTGCATATAATCTTTCCAAGAAGACACATGTCCTCATCTTGGCCACGACCAGAAGTGGCTCCTCTTTTGTCGGGCAGCTCTTTAACCAACATTTTGATGTCTTCTATTTATTTGAACCCCTCTACCATGTCCAGTACACCTTGATCCCAAAGCTGACACAGGCCAAGGGCTCCACAGACAGGCGGATCATGCTGGGAGCTGGCCGAGACTTGTTGAGGAGCCTCTATGACTGTGACCTCTACTTCTTGGAAAATTACATTAAGCCCCCGCCAGTGAATCATACAACAGACAGGCTGTTCCGCCGGGGAGCCAGCAAGGCTCTGTGCTCCCCACCAGTTTGTGAGGCACTGACAACCATTGATATTCCGTTGGAGGAAGGAGACTGTGCGAAAAAATGTGGCACTTTGAACCTAACACTGGCAACAGAGTCATGCAAAGATCATGGCCATGTTGCTATCAAAACTGTGCGGGTGCCCGAGGTCAGTGACCTTCGGGCCTTGGTAGAGGATCCCAGGCTCAACCTGAAAATCATACAACTGGTGAGGGACCCCAGGGGCATCCTTGCCTCTAGGAGTGAGACATTTCGAGATGCCTACAGGCTTTGGCGGATCTGGGATGGCACGGGCAGGAAACCATATAACCTGGATGTGACGCAGCTCACTATGGTCTGTGAGGACTTCTTGAACTCTGTTTCCACTGGACTAAACAGGCCATCATGGCTCAAGGGCAAATACATGCTAATTAGGTATGAAGACCTGGCCAGGAATCCCTTGAAAAAGACAGAGGAGATGTATGAATTCCTGGGCATCCCCATGGACAGCAATGTGGAACGATGGATACAGAACAACACAAGAGGAGACAGATCTGCAGCCAAACATAAGTATGGGACAGTCCGAAACTCAGCAGCAACAGCTGAGAAGTGGCGGTTCCGCCTTTCCTATGAAATTGTGGCGTTCACGCAGAAAGCCTGCCAGCAGGTGTTGGTACAACTAGGTTATAAACTGGTGTCCTCTGAGGAGGAGTTAAAGAACCTTTCCATCAGCCTGGTGGAAGAAAGGGACTTCTTGCCCTTCTGGTAA